TCGAGCCAGGCGCGGACCGCGGTGATGCAGTTGCCGACCGTGCGGAAGGTCGCCACCCGGGAGGAGCCCAACAGCACCTCGCGGTAGGCCGGTTCGGTGCCGACGGGCGAGCCCCACACCACGCACACCAGCTTGTCGGTCTGCTCGGCCGCGTCCACCAGGTCCTGGACCAGCCGGTCGCTGAGGGGAGGGAAGGGTCCGGTGACCGGGCAGATCAGGACCCCCACCGACGGGTCGGCGAGGATCGCGTCGATGATCTTCCGCCCGCGCCAGTCGCCGACCGGGTGGCCGCCGTTGTCGACCGGGTTGGCCACGCTCAGGAACTCCGGTATCCACTGGTGCAGTTCGGCCTGCTTGGCCTCGGAGAGGGCGGGCAGCCGCAGCCCCGCCTCCGTCGCCAGGTCGGCGAAGTGGGCGCCGGTGCCGCCCGAGATCGAGTACACCACGACCCCCTCGGCGCGCGGCGGCCTCGCGCGGGCCAACAGGGCGGCGGTGTCCTGGAGTTCGTCGAGACCGTCGACGCGGATCACGCCGTACTGCCGCATCGCCGCGTCCACCACCGCGTCGGCGCCGGTGAGCTTGCCGGTGTGGGAGGCGGCGGTACGGGCGCCGGTCTCGGTGCGGCCGACCTTGACCGCGACCACGGGGACCTTGCGGCGGGCGGCCCGGTCGGCGGCGAGCAGGAAGGAACGGCCGTCCTTGAGGCCCTCCAGATAGCAGGCGATGGCGCCGACCTCGGGCCGCTCGGCGAACCAGGAGAGGAAGTCCGCGGTCTCCAGGTCGGCCTCGTTGCCGGTGGGCGCCCAGTGGGTGAGGCGGATGCCGAGTTCCTGGAGGGCGTGGACCGGGCGGCCCTGGTGGCCGGACTGGGTGATCAGGGCGATGCCGGGTCCTTCGAGGTCCTCGCGGAAGGAGGAGAAGGCGTTCAGGTTGGTGTTGGGGCCGAGCAACCGCATCCCGGAGTCCGCCACGGCGGCCGCGAGCCGCTCCTGCGCCGCCGCTCCCTCCTCGCCGGTCTCGGCGAAACCGGAAGCGAAGACGACCGCGAACTTCACCTTGGCCTCGCCCAGTTGCTCGATGACCGGCAGCGGGTCGGCGACCAGCAGGACGGCCAGGTCGACCTGTTCGGGCAGGTCGGCCACGGAGGTCACACAGGGGATGCCGAAGACGGCCGGGCGGGTCGGGTGCACCGGGTGCAGCCGGGCTCCGACCCGCTCCGCCCAGTCGAGCAACTGCCGGGTGACACCGGTGTTCGGGCGGCCCTCGGCGTCCGAGGCGCCGATCACGGCGACCGACTCCGGCCGGAAGAAACGGTCCAGATCGGGGACGTCCGTATACAGCGGCCGGCCGCCGACATCGAGGTCGTCGACGTCGGCGGGCCTGCCGTGGACGGCGGGGCCGGGTTGCTCGCCGCACGCGATGACCCGGGCCCGGCGGGAGTCGGTGGTGAGGGTGCCGTGGGTTGATCCAAGCATCGGTCCGCCCGCTCCTGTGTGACAGCGTGAATAACTGACGCAGTGTCAGATTACAGAACTGACGCTGTGTCAGGAACGGGCGTGCACGCAAAGTTGACGCGCGGACTACAGGACCGCCAGGACCTCCTTGGCCACCCGCTCACCGGAGCGGACGGCTCCGTCCATGAAGCCGTTCCAGTGCAGGGAGGTCTCCGTGCCCGCCCAGTGGATGCCGCCCACCGGAGTGCGCAGGGCGGGGCCGTACTGGGTCAGGACGCCGGGCGCGGCGATGGAGACCGGGCCGCCGCGGGTGTAGGCCTCGTTGTTCCAGCGTTGCAGGACGAAGGACGTGGGGGAGGCCGCTTTCGAGCCGAAGTAGGTCACGTAGTCCTTGAGGACGGCCGCCTTGACCTCGGCCTCGCTCGCCCCGTCGTACTTGCGGGCCTCGTCGGCCTCGATGAAGCCCATCAGCGCGCCGTAGGAGGCGTCGGGCGGGGAGTTGTCGAAGGTCGAGCTGATCACACCGGTGTCGCTGACGACCTGCCCGTTGAGGCCGTCGGCCCGCCAGAACGGGGTGTCGTAGATCGCGATCGCCTTGCCGACCGAGGCCATCGGCAGCCGCTGGGTGAGCTGGTCGCGGGCGGCGGGCAGCAGCGGGTCGTAGGTGATGCGGGCCGCGAGCGGCGGGGGTACGGCGACCACGACCCGCTTGGCCGTGACGGTGATGCCGTCGGCCGTGACGACGTACTTCGCGCCGGACTTGGCGATCGTGCGCACCGGGGCGTTGAGGACCACCCGGTCGCCGAGGGTGGCGGCGAGCTTGATCGGCACCAGCTGGGAGCCGCCGACGAAGCGCAGCTCCTGGGCGCCGCCCGCGGTCTCGGTGAGGCGCTCCAGGGTGCCGACGGTGGTCTCGTTGCCGGCGGCAGCTATGTAGAACAGCACGAACAGCAGCGACAGTTCACGGGGTTCGGCCGAGAAGATCGAGGTGCAGGCCACGTCCAGGAGGAACTTGGCCGAGGGGATCACGGCGTTGGCGCGCAGCCAGGTCTCGAAGGTCTGCCGGTCCCACTCGTCGGCCTTGGCGGCGGTCCAGGGCGCGTCGACCGGGATCGTCTTGGCCATGTCGTCGAGGGAGGCCTGGACGATCGCCGCGTTGGCGAGGCCGGCCGCGTCGATCGGCGGGACCGAGCCGAGGAGGCCGTCGGTGGCGTACGGCGTCCTCTTGCCGTCCTTGTAGAGGAGGTTGTTGCCGGTGTTGTAGGTGGCGAAGGTGCCCACCCCGAGCGAGTCGGCGAGCGCCTTGATGCGGTCCTGGGTGGGGCCGATGAACTCGCCGCCGCCCTCGGTGACCCCGCCGTTGGCCAGCTTCAGGTTGAGGACCCGGCCGCCGACGCGGTCCCGGGCCTCCAGGACGGCGACCGTCTTCCCGCCCGCGACCAGGTCACGGGCCGCGGTGAGGCCGGCGAGGCCGCCGCCGACGATCGCGACGTCCACGTCACGGGTCGTGGCCGCGGAGGCGGGAGAGGCGGCGGTACCGGCGAGGGTGACGGCACCGGCCGCCGCGGCGGCACCGCCGAGCAGGGAGCGCCGGGAGAGCGGGGTGAGCTGTCTTTCGCGTGCCACGTGCGTCCTCCGTAGTGGAGAGAATGTGGAGCTAGAACATGAGAGTTGTTCACATTCTGGCCCCGCGCGACGCCACACGACAACGCTCCTGTCACATCTCTCGCAGATGTAACAGGAGCGCTGGTGAAGCGAGTTGGGGATCTCCGCGTCAGACGGGCAGCCGCGAGAGGCGGCCCGCGCCGTCCTTGTCGACGGCCTTCGCGATCTTCTCCGCGTCGATCGCGACCTCGCGGAAGGTGCCGCTGATGGGAGTGACGAAACCCGAGAAATAGAGGCCACGGGCGTTCTGCGGGGCGCGGGAACCGTTGACGACCGGAGCGCCGTGCGCGTCCAGGACGTCCAGGTGGCCGACCAGACCCTCCAGCGAGCGGGCGTACCCCGTCGCCGCGATCACCGCGTCCGGGG
Above is a window of Streptomyces griseorubiginosus DNA encoding:
- a CDS encoding acetate--CoA ligase family protein, producing the protein MLGSTHGTLTTDSRRARVIACGEQPGPAVHGRPADVDDLDVGGRPLYTDVPDLDRFFRPESVAVIGASDAEGRPNTGVTRQLLDWAERVGARLHPVHPTRPAVFGIPCVTSVADLPEQVDLAVLLVADPLPVIEQLGEAKVKFAVVFASGFAETGEEGAAAQERLAAAVADSGMRLLGPNTNLNAFSSFREDLEGPGIALITQSGHQGRPVHALQELGIRLTHWAPTGNEADLETADFLSWFAERPEVGAIACYLEGLKDGRSFLLAADRAARRKVPVVAVKVGRTETGARTAASHTGKLTGADAVVDAAMRQYGVIRVDGLDELQDTAALLARARPPRAEGVVVYSISGGTGAHFADLATEAGLRLPALSEAKQAELHQWIPEFLSVANPVDNGGHPVGDWRGRKIIDAILADPSVGVLICPVTGPFPPLSDRLVQDLVDAAEQTDKLVCVVWGSPVGTEPAYREVLLGSSRVATFRTVGNCITAVRAWLDHHRFVSGYRSPFDEAPRTPSPSFRKAQALMRPGQQLSEHAAKQLLRAYGIRVPREQLVTSAAAAVRAAGQVGYPVVMKASGARIAHKTELGLVKIGLTSASQVRDAYRELTDIARYEDVSLDGVLVCQMVERGVEMVVGAAHDELFGPTVTVGLGGVLVEVLRDTAVRVPPFGEEQARDMLADLRGRALLDGVRGRPPADLDALVEVVLRVQRMVVELGDELAELDVNPLMVLPRGQGAVALDALVVCR
- a CDS encoding flavin monoamine oxidase family protein; its protein translation is MARERQLTPLSRRSLLGGAAAAAGAVTLAGTAASPASAATTRDVDVAIVGGGLAGLTAARDLVAGGKTVAVLEARDRVGGRVLNLKLANGGVTEGGGEFIGPTQDRIKALADSLGVGTFATYNTGNNLLYKDGKRTPYATDGLLGSVPPIDAAGLANAAIVQASLDDMAKTIPVDAPWTAAKADEWDRQTFETWLRANAVIPSAKFLLDVACTSIFSAEPRELSLLFVLFYIAAAGNETTVGTLERLTETAGGAQELRFVGGSQLVPIKLAATLGDRVVLNAPVRTIAKSGAKYVVTADGITVTAKRVVVAVPPPLAARITYDPLLPAARDQLTQRLPMASVGKAIAIYDTPFWRADGLNGQVVSDTGVISSTFDNSPPDASYGALMGFIEADEARKYDGASEAEVKAAVLKDYVTYFGSKAASPTSFVLQRWNNEAYTRGGPVSIAAPGVLTQYGPALRTPVGGIHWAGTETSLHWNGFMDGAVRSGERVAKEVLAVL